In Rattus rattus isolate New Zealand chromosome 9, Rrattus_CSIRO_v1, whole genome shotgun sequence, a genomic segment contains:
- the Rundc3a gene encoding RUN domain-containing protein 3A isoform X1, which produces MEASFVQTTMALGLPSKKASSRNVIVERRNLITVCRFSVKTLLEKYTAEPIDDSSEEFVNFAAILEQILSHRFKACAPAGPVSWFSSDGQRGFWDYIRLACSKVPNNCVSSIENMENISTARAKGRAWIRVALMEKRMSEYITTALRDNRTTRRFYDSGAIMLREEATVLTGMLIGLSAIDFSFCLKGEVLDGKTPVVIDYTPYLKFTQSYDYLTDEEERHSAESSTSEDNSPEHPYLPLVTDEDSWYNKWHKMEQKFRIVYAQKGYLEELVRLRESQLKDLEAENRRLQLQLEEAAAQNQREKRELEGVILELQEQLPDPPPPPRTGLIPGDHAPLAQGSKELTTALVNQWPSLSTLSRPEGASNSKLFRRHSFMSTEPLSAEASLSSDSQRLGEGKRDEEPWGPIGKDPTPSMLGLCGSLASIPSCKSLASFKSNECLVSDSPEGSPALSPS; this is translated from the exons ATGGAAGCGAGCTTTGTCCAGACCACCATGGCTCTGGGGCTGCCCTCCAAGAAAGCATCTTCCCGCAACGTGATCGTGGAGCGCAGGAACCTGATCACCGTGTGCAG GTTCTCTGTGAAAACCTTGCTAGAGAAGTACACAGCAGAACCCATCGATGATTCATCCGAGGAGTTTGTTAACTTCGCAGCCATTTTAGAGCAGATCCTCAGCCACCGATTTAAAG CTTGTGCCCCAGCAGGTCCAGTGAGCTGGTTCAGCTCAGATGGGCAACGGGGCTTCTGGGACTATATCCGGCTGGCCTGCAGCAAAGTGCCCAACAACTGCGTAAGCAGCATCGAGAACATGGAGAACATCAGCACAGCTCGAGCCAAG GGCCGGGCGTGGATCCGGGTGGCTCTGATGGAGAAGCGTATGTCAGAATACATCACTACAGCTCTGCGGGACAACCGAACTACCAG ACGGTTCTATGACTCCGGAGCCATCATGCTGCGAGAGGAAGCCACTGTCCTCACAGGGATGCTGATCGGACTCAGCGCCATCGACTTCAG CTTCTGTCTAAAGGGCGAAGTTCTGGACGGGAAGACGCCGGTGGTCATCGATTACACACCCTACCTAAAATTCACCCAAAG CTACGACTACCTGACGGATGAGGAGGAGAGGCACAGTGCAGAGAGCAGCACCAGCGAGGACAACTCACCAGAACACCCCTACCTGCCTCTCGTCACCGATGAAGACAGTTGGTACAACAAGTGGCACAAGATGGAACAGAAGTTTCGCATTGTCTACGCACAGAAG GGATACCTGGAGGAGCTGGTGCGTCTGCGCGAGTCGCAGCTGAAGGACCTGGAGGCGGAGAACCGgcggctgcagctgcagctggagGAGGCAGCGGCACAAAATCAGCGTGAGAAGCGGGAGCTAGAAGGAGTGATCCTGGAGCTGCAGGAGCAGCT GCctgatccccctccccctcccaggacAGGTCTGATCCCCGGTGACCATGCCCCCCTGGCCCAGGGTTCCAAGGAGCTCACCACAGCCCTGGTCAACCAGTGGCCCTCCCTGAGCACACTCAGTAGACCGGAGGGTGCCAGCAACTCCAAGCTATTTCGGAG ACACAGCTTCATGAGTACGGAGCcactgtctgcagaggccagcctgagctcagaCTCCCAGCGCCTGGGTGAGGGCAAGAGGGACGAGGAACCCTGGGGCCCCATCG GGAAGGACCCCACGCCCTCCATGCTGGGCCTCTGCGGCTCCCTGGCCTCCATCCCCAGCTGCAAGTCCCTGGCGAGCTTCAAATCCAACGAATGCCTGGTGAGCGACAGCCCTGAGGGCAGCCCAGCACTCAGCCCCAGCTGA
- the Rundc3a gene encoding RUN domain-containing protein 3A isoform X3, producing the protein MEASFVQTTMALGLPSKKASSRNVIVERRNLITVCRFSVKTLLEKYTAEPIDDSSEEFVNFAAILEQILSHRFKACAPAGPVSWFSSDGQRGFWDYIRLACSKVPNNCVSSIENMENISTARAKGRAWIRVALMEKRMSEYITTALRDNRTTRRFYDSGAIMLREEATVLTGMLIGLSAIDFSFCLKGEVLDGKTPVVIDYTPYLKFTQSYDYLTDEEERHSAESSTSEDNSPEHPYLPLVTDEDSWYNKWHKMEQKFRIVYAQKGYLEELVRLRESQLKDLEAENRRLQLQLEEAAAQNQREKRELEGVILELQEQLTGLIPGDHAPLAQGSKELTTALVNQWPSLSTLSRPEGASNSKLFRRHSFMSTEPLSAEASLSSDSQRLGEGKRDEEPWGPIGKDPTPSMLGLCGSLASIPSCKSLASFKSNECLVSDSPEGSPALSPS; encoded by the exons ATGGAAGCGAGCTTTGTCCAGACCACCATGGCTCTGGGGCTGCCCTCCAAGAAAGCATCTTCCCGCAACGTGATCGTGGAGCGCAGGAACCTGATCACCGTGTGCAG GTTCTCTGTGAAAACCTTGCTAGAGAAGTACACAGCAGAACCCATCGATGATTCATCCGAGGAGTTTGTTAACTTCGCAGCCATTTTAGAGCAGATCCTCAGCCACCGATTTAAAG CTTGTGCCCCAGCAGGTCCAGTGAGCTGGTTCAGCTCAGATGGGCAACGGGGCTTCTGGGACTATATCCGGCTGGCCTGCAGCAAAGTGCCCAACAACTGCGTAAGCAGCATCGAGAACATGGAGAACATCAGCACAGCTCGAGCCAAG GGCCGGGCGTGGATCCGGGTGGCTCTGATGGAGAAGCGTATGTCAGAATACATCACTACAGCTCTGCGGGACAACCGAACTACCAG ACGGTTCTATGACTCCGGAGCCATCATGCTGCGAGAGGAAGCCACTGTCCTCACAGGGATGCTGATCGGACTCAGCGCCATCGACTTCAG CTTCTGTCTAAAGGGCGAAGTTCTGGACGGGAAGACGCCGGTGGTCATCGATTACACACCCTACCTAAAATTCACCCAAAG CTACGACTACCTGACGGATGAGGAGGAGAGGCACAGTGCAGAGAGCAGCACCAGCGAGGACAACTCACCAGAACACCCCTACCTGCCTCTCGTCACCGATGAAGACAGTTGGTACAACAAGTGGCACAAGATGGAACAGAAGTTTCGCATTGTCTACGCACAGAAG GGATACCTGGAGGAGCTGGTGCGTCTGCGCGAGTCGCAGCTGAAGGACCTGGAGGCGGAGAACCGgcggctgcagctgcagctggagGAGGCAGCGGCACAAAATCAGCGTGAGAAGCGGGAGCTAGAAGGAGTGATCCTGGAGCTGCAGGAGCAGCT gacAGGTCTGATCCCCGGTGACCATGCCCCCCTGGCCCAGGGTTCCAAGGAGCTCACCACAGCCCTGGTCAACCAGTGGCCCTCCCTGAGCACACTCAGTAGACCGGAGGGTGCCAGCAACTCCAAGCTATTTCGGAG ACACAGCTTCATGAGTACGGAGCcactgtctgcagaggccagcctgagctcagaCTCCCAGCGCCTGGGTGAGGGCAAGAGGGACGAGGAACCCTGGGGCCCCATCG GGAAGGACCCCACGCCCTCCATGCTGGGCCTCTGCGGCTCCCTGGCCTCCATCCCCAGCTGCAAGTCCCTGGCGAGCTTCAAATCCAACGAATGCCTGGTGAGCGACAGCCCTGAGGGCAGCCCAGCACTCAGCCCCAGCTGA
- the Rundc3a gene encoding RUN domain-containing protein 3A isoform X2 codes for MEASFVQTTMALGLPSKKASSRNVIVERRNLITVCRFSVKTLLEKYTAEPIDDSSEEFVNFAAILEQILSHRFKGPVSWFSSDGQRGFWDYIRLACSKVPNNCVSSIENMENISTARAKGRAWIRVALMEKRMSEYITTALRDNRTTRRFYDSGAIMLREEATVLTGMLIGLSAIDFSFCLKGEVLDGKTPVVIDYTPYLKFTQSYDYLTDEEERHSAESSTSEDNSPEHPYLPLVTDEDSWYNKWHKMEQKFRIVYAQKGYLEELVRLRESQLKDLEAENRRLQLQLEEAAAQNQREKRELEGVILELQEQLPDPPPPPRTGLIPGDHAPLAQGSKELTTALVNQWPSLSTLSRPEGASNSKLFRRHSFMSTEPLSAEASLSSDSQRLGEGKRDEEPWGPIGKDPTPSMLGLCGSLASIPSCKSLASFKSNECLVSDSPEGSPALSPS; via the exons ATGGAAGCGAGCTTTGTCCAGACCACCATGGCTCTGGGGCTGCCCTCCAAGAAAGCATCTTCCCGCAACGTGATCGTGGAGCGCAGGAACCTGATCACCGTGTGCAG GTTCTCTGTGAAAACCTTGCTAGAGAAGTACACAGCAGAACCCATCGATGATTCATCCGAGGAGTTTGTTAACTTCGCAGCCATTTTAGAGCAGATCCTCAGCCACCGATTTAAAG GTCCAGTGAGCTGGTTCAGCTCAGATGGGCAACGGGGCTTCTGGGACTATATCCGGCTGGCCTGCAGCAAAGTGCCCAACAACTGCGTAAGCAGCATCGAGAACATGGAGAACATCAGCACAGCTCGAGCCAAG GGCCGGGCGTGGATCCGGGTGGCTCTGATGGAGAAGCGTATGTCAGAATACATCACTACAGCTCTGCGGGACAACCGAACTACCAG ACGGTTCTATGACTCCGGAGCCATCATGCTGCGAGAGGAAGCCACTGTCCTCACAGGGATGCTGATCGGACTCAGCGCCATCGACTTCAG CTTCTGTCTAAAGGGCGAAGTTCTGGACGGGAAGACGCCGGTGGTCATCGATTACACACCCTACCTAAAATTCACCCAAAG CTACGACTACCTGACGGATGAGGAGGAGAGGCACAGTGCAGAGAGCAGCACCAGCGAGGACAACTCACCAGAACACCCCTACCTGCCTCTCGTCACCGATGAAGACAGTTGGTACAACAAGTGGCACAAGATGGAACAGAAGTTTCGCATTGTCTACGCACAGAAG GGATACCTGGAGGAGCTGGTGCGTCTGCGCGAGTCGCAGCTGAAGGACCTGGAGGCGGAGAACCGgcggctgcagctgcagctggagGAGGCAGCGGCACAAAATCAGCGTGAGAAGCGGGAGCTAGAAGGAGTGATCCTGGAGCTGCAGGAGCAGCT GCctgatccccctccccctcccaggacAGGTCTGATCCCCGGTGACCATGCCCCCCTGGCCCAGGGTTCCAAGGAGCTCACCACAGCCCTGGTCAACCAGTGGCCCTCCCTGAGCACACTCAGTAGACCGGAGGGTGCCAGCAACTCCAAGCTATTTCGGAG ACACAGCTTCATGAGTACGGAGCcactgtctgcagaggccagcctgagctcagaCTCCCAGCGCCTGGGTGAGGGCAAGAGGGACGAGGAACCCTGGGGCCCCATCG GGAAGGACCCCACGCCCTCCATGCTGGGCCTCTGCGGCTCCCTGGCCTCCATCCCCAGCTGCAAGTCCCTGGCGAGCTTCAAATCCAACGAATGCCTGGTGAGCGACAGCCCTGAGGGCAGCCCAGCACTCAGCCCCAGCTGA
- the Rundc3a gene encoding RUN domain-containing protein 3A isoform X6 gives MEASFVQTTMALGLPSKKASSRNVIVERRNLITVCRFSVKTLLEKYTAEPIDDSSEEFVNFAAILEQILSHRFKACAPAGPVSWFSSDGQRGFWDYIRLACSKVPNNCVSSIENMENISTARAKGRAWIRVALMEKRMSEYITTALRDNRTTRRFYDSGAIMLREEATVLTGMLIGLSAIDFSFCLKGEVLDGKTPVVIDYTPYLKFTQSYDYLTDEEERHSAESSTSEDNSPEHPYLPLVTDEDSWYNKWHKMEQKFRIVYAQKGYLEELVRLRESQLKDLEAENRRLQLQLEEAAAQNQREKRELEGVILELQEQLTGLIPGDHAPLAQGSKELTTALVNQWPSLSTLSRPEGASNSKLFRRHSFMSTEPLSAEASLSSDSQRLGEGKRDEEPWGPIGSSEPN, from the exons ATGGAAGCGAGCTTTGTCCAGACCACCATGGCTCTGGGGCTGCCCTCCAAGAAAGCATCTTCCCGCAACGTGATCGTGGAGCGCAGGAACCTGATCACCGTGTGCAG GTTCTCTGTGAAAACCTTGCTAGAGAAGTACACAGCAGAACCCATCGATGATTCATCCGAGGAGTTTGTTAACTTCGCAGCCATTTTAGAGCAGATCCTCAGCCACCGATTTAAAG CTTGTGCCCCAGCAGGTCCAGTGAGCTGGTTCAGCTCAGATGGGCAACGGGGCTTCTGGGACTATATCCGGCTGGCCTGCAGCAAAGTGCCCAACAACTGCGTAAGCAGCATCGAGAACATGGAGAACATCAGCACAGCTCGAGCCAAG GGCCGGGCGTGGATCCGGGTGGCTCTGATGGAGAAGCGTATGTCAGAATACATCACTACAGCTCTGCGGGACAACCGAACTACCAG ACGGTTCTATGACTCCGGAGCCATCATGCTGCGAGAGGAAGCCACTGTCCTCACAGGGATGCTGATCGGACTCAGCGCCATCGACTTCAG CTTCTGTCTAAAGGGCGAAGTTCTGGACGGGAAGACGCCGGTGGTCATCGATTACACACCCTACCTAAAATTCACCCAAAG CTACGACTACCTGACGGATGAGGAGGAGAGGCACAGTGCAGAGAGCAGCACCAGCGAGGACAACTCACCAGAACACCCCTACCTGCCTCTCGTCACCGATGAAGACAGTTGGTACAACAAGTGGCACAAGATGGAACAGAAGTTTCGCATTGTCTACGCACAGAAG GGATACCTGGAGGAGCTGGTGCGTCTGCGCGAGTCGCAGCTGAAGGACCTGGAGGCGGAGAACCGgcggctgcagctgcagctggagGAGGCAGCGGCACAAAATCAGCGTGAGAAGCGGGAGCTAGAAGGAGTGATCCTGGAGCTGCAGGAGCAGCT gacAGGTCTGATCCCCGGTGACCATGCCCCCCTGGCCCAGGGTTCCAAGGAGCTCACCACAGCCCTGGTCAACCAGTGGCCCTCCCTGAGCACACTCAGTAGACCGGAGGGTGCCAGCAACTCCAAGCTATTTCGGAG ACACAGCTTCATGAGTACGGAGCcactgtctgcagaggccagcctgagctcagaCTCCCAGCGCCTGGGTGAGGGCAAGAGGGACGAGGAACCCTGGGGCCCCATCG GAAGCTCAGAACCAAATTAG
- the Rundc3a gene encoding RUN domain-containing protein 3A isoform X9 produces the protein MEASFVQTTMALGLPSKKASSRNVIVERRNLITVCRFSVKTLLEKYTAEPIDDSSEEFVNFAAILEQILSHRFKACAPAGPVSWFSSDGQRGFWDYIRLACSKVPNNCVSSIENMENISTARAKGRAWIRVALMEKRMSEYITTALRDNRTTRRFYDSGAIMLREEATVLTGMLIGLSAIDFSFCLKGEVLDGKTPVVIDYTPYLKFTQSYDYLTDEEERHSAESSTSEDNSPEHPYLPLVTDEDSWYNKWHKMEQKFRIVYAQKGYLEELVRLRESQLKDLEAENRRLQLQLEEAAAQNQREKRELEGVILELQEQLPDPPPPPRTGLIPGDHAPLAQGSKELTTALVNQWPSLSTLSRPEGASNSKLFRRHSFMSTEPLSAEASLSSDSQRLGSSEPN, from the exons ATGGAAGCGAGCTTTGTCCAGACCACCATGGCTCTGGGGCTGCCCTCCAAGAAAGCATCTTCCCGCAACGTGATCGTGGAGCGCAGGAACCTGATCACCGTGTGCAG GTTCTCTGTGAAAACCTTGCTAGAGAAGTACACAGCAGAACCCATCGATGATTCATCCGAGGAGTTTGTTAACTTCGCAGCCATTTTAGAGCAGATCCTCAGCCACCGATTTAAAG CTTGTGCCCCAGCAGGTCCAGTGAGCTGGTTCAGCTCAGATGGGCAACGGGGCTTCTGGGACTATATCCGGCTGGCCTGCAGCAAAGTGCCCAACAACTGCGTAAGCAGCATCGAGAACATGGAGAACATCAGCACAGCTCGAGCCAAG GGCCGGGCGTGGATCCGGGTGGCTCTGATGGAGAAGCGTATGTCAGAATACATCACTACAGCTCTGCGGGACAACCGAACTACCAG ACGGTTCTATGACTCCGGAGCCATCATGCTGCGAGAGGAAGCCACTGTCCTCACAGGGATGCTGATCGGACTCAGCGCCATCGACTTCAG CTTCTGTCTAAAGGGCGAAGTTCTGGACGGGAAGACGCCGGTGGTCATCGATTACACACCCTACCTAAAATTCACCCAAAG CTACGACTACCTGACGGATGAGGAGGAGAGGCACAGTGCAGAGAGCAGCACCAGCGAGGACAACTCACCAGAACACCCCTACCTGCCTCTCGTCACCGATGAAGACAGTTGGTACAACAAGTGGCACAAGATGGAACAGAAGTTTCGCATTGTCTACGCACAGAAG GGATACCTGGAGGAGCTGGTGCGTCTGCGCGAGTCGCAGCTGAAGGACCTGGAGGCGGAGAACCGgcggctgcagctgcagctggagGAGGCAGCGGCACAAAATCAGCGTGAGAAGCGGGAGCTAGAAGGAGTGATCCTGGAGCTGCAGGAGCAGCT GCctgatccccctccccctcccaggacAGGTCTGATCCCCGGTGACCATGCCCCCCTGGCCCAGGGTTCCAAGGAGCTCACCACAGCCCTGGTCAACCAGTGGCCCTCCCTGAGCACACTCAGTAGACCGGAGGGTGCCAGCAACTCCAAGCTATTTCGGAG ACACAGCTTCATGAGTACGGAGCcactgtctgcagaggccagcctgagctcagaCTCCCAGCGCCTGG GAAGCTCAGAACCAAATTAG
- the Rundc3a gene encoding RUN domain-containing protein 3A isoform X4, translated as MEASFVQTTMALGLPSKKASSRNVIVERRNLITVCRFSVKTLLEKYTAEPIDDSSEEFVNFAAILEQILSHRFKGPVSWFSSDGQRGFWDYIRLACSKVPNNCVSSIENMENISTARAKGRAWIRVALMEKRMSEYITTALRDNRTTRRFYDSGAIMLREEATVLTGMLIGLSAIDFSFCLKGEVLDGKTPVVIDYTPYLKFTQSYDYLTDEEERHSAESSTSEDNSPEHPYLPLVTDEDSWYNKWHKMEQKFRIVYAQKGYLEELVRLRESQLKDLEAENRRLQLQLEEAAAQNQREKRELEGVILELQEQLTGLIPGDHAPLAQGSKELTTALVNQWPSLSTLSRPEGASNSKLFRRHSFMSTEPLSAEASLSSDSQRLGEGKRDEEPWGPIGKDPTPSMLGLCGSLASIPSCKSLASFKSNECLVSDSPEGSPALSPS; from the exons ATGGAAGCGAGCTTTGTCCAGACCACCATGGCTCTGGGGCTGCCCTCCAAGAAAGCATCTTCCCGCAACGTGATCGTGGAGCGCAGGAACCTGATCACCGTGTGCAG GTTCTCTGTGAAAACCTTGCTAGAGAAGTACACAGCAGAACCCATCGATGATTCATCCGAGGAGTTTGTTAACTTCGCAGCCATTTTAGAGCAGATCCTCAGCCACCGATTTAAAG GTCCAGTGAGCTGGTTCAGCTCAGATGGGCAACGGGGCTTCTGGGACTATATCCGGCTGGCCTGCAGCAAAGTGCCCAACAACTGCGTAAGCAGCATCGAGAACATGGAGAACATCAGCACAGCTCGAGCCAAG GGCCGGGCGTGGATCCGGGTGGCTCTGATGGAGAAGCGTATGTCAGAATACATCACTACAGCTCTGCGGGACAACCGAACTACCAG ACGGTTCTATGACTCCGGAGCCATCATGCTGCGAGAGGAAGCCACTGTCCTCACAGGGATGCTGATCGGACTCAGCGCCATCGACTTCAG CTTCTGTCTAAAGGGCGAAGTTCTGGACGGGAAGACGCCGGTGGTCATCGATTACACACCCTACCTAAAATTCACCCAAAG CTACGACTACCTGACGGATGAGGAGGAGAGGCACAGTGCAGAGAGCAGCACCAGCGAGGACAACTCACCAGAACACCCCTACCTGCCTCTCGTCACCGATGAAGACAGTTGGTACAACAAGTGGCACAAGATGGAACAGAAGTTTCGCATTGTCTACGCACAGAAG GGATACCTGGAGGAGCTGGTGCGTCTGCGCGAGTCGCAGCTGAAGGACCTGGAGGCGGAGAACCGgcggctgcagctgcagctggagGAGGCAGCGGCACAAAATCAGCGTGAGAAGCGGGAGCTAGAAGGAGTGATCCTGGAGCTGCAGGAGCAGCT gacAGGTCTGATCCCCGGTGACCATGCCCCCCTGGCCCAGGGTTCCAAGGAGCTCACCACAGCCCTGGTCAACCAGTGGCCCTCCCTGAGCACACTCAGTAGACCGGAGGGTGCCAGCAACTCCAAGCTATTTCGGAG ACACAGCTTCATGAGTACGGAGCcactgtctgcagaggccagcctgagctcagaCTCCCAGCGCCTGGGTGAGGGCAAGAGGGACGAGGAACCCTGGGGCCCCATCG GGAAGGACCCCACGCCCTCCATGCTGGGCCTCTGCGGCTCCCTGGCCTCCATCCCCAGCTGCAAGTCCCTGGCGAGCTTCAAATCCAACGAATGCCTGGTGAGCGACAGCCCTGAGGGCAGCCCAGCACTCAGCCCCAGCTGA
- the Rundc3a gene encoding RUN domain-containing protein 3A isoform X8 produces the protein MEASFVQTTMALGLPSKKASSRNVIVERRNLITVCRFSVKTLLEKYTAEPIDDSSEEFVNFAAILEQILSHRFKGPVSWFSSDGQRGFWDYIRLACSKVPNNCVSSIENMENISTARAKGRAWIRVALMEKRMSEYITTALRDNRTTRRFYDSGAIMLREEATVLTGMLIGLSAIDFSFCLKGEVLDGKTPVVIDYTPYLKFTQSYDYLTDEEERHSAESSTSEDNSPEHPYLPLVTDEDSWYNKWHKMEQKFRIVYAQKGYLEELVRLRESQLKDLEAENRRLQLQLEEAAAQNQREKRELEGVILELQEQLTGLIPGDHAPLAQGSKELTTALVNQWPSLSTLSRPEGASNSKLFRRHSFMSTEPLSAEASLSSDSQRLGEGKRDEEPWGPIGSSEPN, from the exons ATGGAAGCGAGCTTTGTCCAGACCACCATGGCTCTGGGGCTGCCCTCCAAGAAAGCATCTTCCCGCAACGTGATCGTGGAGCGCAGGAACCTGATCACCGTGTGCAG GTTCTCTGTGAAAACCTTGCTAGAGAAGTACACAGCAGAACCCATCGATGATTCATCCGAGGAGTTTGTTAACTTCGCAGCCATTTTAGAGCAGATCCTCAGCCACCGATTTAAAG GTCCAGTGAGCTGGTTCAGCTCAGATGGGCAACGGGGCTTCTGGGACTATATCCGGCTGGCCTGCAGCAAAGTGCCCAACAACTGCGTAAGCAGCATCGAGAACATGGAGAACATCAGCACAGCTCGAGCCAAG GGCCGGGCGTGGATCCGGGTGGCTCTGATGGAGAAGCGTATGTCAGAATACATCACTACAGCTCTGCGGGACAACCGAACTACCAG ACGGTTCTATGACTCCGGAGCCATCATGCTGCGAGAGGAAGCCACTGTCCTCACAGGGATGCTGATCGGACTCAGCGCCATCGACTTCAG CTTCTGTCTAAAGGGCGAAGTTCTGGACGGGAAGACGCCGGTGGTCATCGATTACACACCCTACCTAAAATTCACCCAAAG CTACGACTACCTGACGGATGAGGAGGAGAGGCACAGTGCAGAGAGCAGCACCAGCGAGGACAACTCACCAGAACACCCCTACCTGCCTCTCGTCACCGATGAAGACAGTTGGTACAACAAGTGGCACAAGATGGAACAGAAGTTTCGCATTGTCTACGCACAGAAG GGATACCTGGAGGAGCTGGTGCGTCTGCGCGAGTCGCAGCTGAAGGACCTGGAGGCGGAGAACCGgcggctgcagctgcagctggagGAGGCAGCGGCACAAAATCAGCGTGAGAAGCGGGAGCTAGAAGGAGTGATCCTGGAGCTGCAGGAGCAGCT gacAGGTCTGATCCCCGGTGACCATGCCCCCCTGGCCCAGGGTTCCAAGGAGCTCACCACAGCCCTGGTCAACCAGTGGCCCTCCCTGAGCACACTCAGTAGACCGGAGGGTGCCAGCAACTCCAAGCTATTTCGGAG ACACAGCTTCATGAGTACGGAGCcactgtctgcagaggccagcctgagctcagaCTCCCAGCGCCTGGGTGAGGGCAAGAGGGACGAGGAACCCTGGGGCCCCATCG GAAGCTCAGAACCAAATTAG
- the Rundc3a gene encoding RUN domain-containing protein 3A isoform X7, which translates to MEASFVQTTMALGLPSKKASSRNVIVERRNLITVCRFSVKTLLEKYTAEPIDDSSEEFVNFAAILEQILSHRFKAGPVSWFSSDGQRGFWDYIRLACSKVPNNCVSSIENMENISTARAKGRAWIRVALMEKRMSEYITTALRDNRTTRRFYDSGAIMLREEATVLTGMLIGLSAIDFSFCLKGEVLDGKTPVVIDYTPYLKFTQSYDYLTDEEERHSAESSTSEDNSPEHPYLPLVTDEDSWYNKWHKMEQKFRIVYAQKGYLEELVRLRESQLKDLEAENRRLQLQLEEAAAQNQREKRELEGVILELQEQLTGLIPGDHAPLAQGSKELTTALVNQWPSLSTLSRPEGASNSKLFRRHSFMSTEPLSAEASLSSDSQRLGEGKRDEEPWGPIGSSEPN; encoded by the exons ATGGAAGCGAGCTTTGTCCAGACCACCATGGCTCTGGGGCTGCCCTCCAAGAAAGCATCTTCCCGCAACGTGATCGTGGAGCGCAGGAACCTGATCACCGTGTGCAG GTTCTCTGTGAAAACCTTGCTAGAGAAGTACACAGCAGAACCCATCGATGATTCATCCGAGGAGTTTGTTAACTTCGCAGCCATTTTAGAGCAGATCCTCAGCCACCGATTTAAAG CAGGTCCAGTGAGCTGGTTCAGCTCAGATGGGCAACGGGGCTTCTGGGACTATATCCGGCTGGCCTGCAGCAAAGTGCCCAACAACTGCGTAAGCAGCATCGAGAACATGGAGAACATCAGCACAGCTCGAGCCAAG GGCCGGGCGTGGATCCGGGTGGCTCTGATGGAGAAGCGTATGTCAGAATACATCACTACAGCTCTGCGGGACAACCGAACTACCAG ACGGTTCTATGACTCCGGAGCCATCATGCTGCGAGAGGAAGCCACTGTCCTCACAGGGATGCTGATCGGACTCAGCGCCATCGACTTCAG CTTCTGTCTAAAGGGCGAAGTTCTGGACGGGAAGACGCCGGTGGTCATCGATTACACACCCTACCTAAAATTCACCCAAAG CTACGACTACCTGACGGATGAGGAGGAGAGGCACAGTGCAGAGAGCAGCACCAGCGAGGACAACTCACCAGAACACCCCTACCTGCCTCTCGTCACCGATGAAGACAGTTGGTACAACAAGTGGCACAAGATGGAACAGAAGTTTCGCATTGTCTACGCACAGAAG GGATACCTGGAGGAGCTGGTGCGTCTGCGCGAGTCGCAGCTGAAGGACCTGGAGGCGGAGAACCGgcggctgcagctgcagctggagGAGGCAGCGGCACAAAATCAGCGTGAGAAGCGGGAGCTAGAAGGAGTGATCCTGGAGCTGCAGGAGCAGCT gacAGGTCTGATCCCCGGTGACCATGCCCCCCTGGCCCAGGGTTCCAAGGAGCTCACCACAGCCCTGGTCAACCAGTGGCCCTCCCTGAGCACACTCAGTAGACCGGAGGGTGCCAGCAACTCCAAGCTATTTCGGAG ACACAGCTTCATGAGTACGGAGCcactgtctgcagaggccagcctgagctcagaCTCCCAGCGCCTGGGTGAGGGCAAGAGGGACGAGGAACCCTGGGGCCCCATCG GAAGCTCAGAACCAAATTAG